The genomic interval gatcaaTAACTCATTTCGTttcacatatagggtaccttgcatgcattttagtaattttctacgtaacaagctcaaagacattcaaaatacacgttttttgataagttactgtgtttctccatacagggtgttttgcatacgttttagcaatttgatacgtaagaaactcaaaaacacatttttcacatttgtcgtttttttttttttttcataggtgctttcgatgctttttagcgttttttggtGCCAGCACAtcataaacagtcaaaagacacgtttctggaaatctcgtttctcttctccatataGGGAGCTATGAGTGCATGttcccgttttggtacctgataatgtgaaaaacactcaaattacacgtttttggtaatactgttcgGTTTCAGTATATAAACTGCTATTCGTTTTTATACCTagcaagcttaaaaacactctctCATATTGCAAGTTTCTctttatgtcttttcgtttcccaatccATGgtaattttcatgcatttcacgttttctacgtaacaagctaaaaatactttttttttgtaatgtaattttattattccaaaaaggatattttgcctgcgttttagggttttggtaaaaattatctaaataaatatttttggcattttgtttttctttttccatttatgcTTTTAAgccttttggtgcctaaaacgcttaaaagcatttAGACACTTTCATGGTAATGTCGCTTCATTTCCTCATAGAttatgcatgcattttcgcgttttgatacctaagaatgttaaaaacaatcaaaatacattttttttttgttgtgttgttcttttctccatttaaagtgctattcatatgTTTAAGTATTTTGGTAACTgaatagctcaaaaactctcatcaaacacgttttttttttcttttcctttccccatatagtgtattatgcatgcattttgccgtttttgcaCGTAAGaggttcaaaaacactcgaaacacatgtttttgataatgttattatgtttctccataatgggtgtttcaagcgttttagcgttttggtgcataagtagcttaaaaatactcaaaagacacgttttttgtaatgttgttttgtttccacatATAAAGTGCTTCCATGGGTTtcagacacctttctggaaatgttgttttcattggcttcaaaggacatgtttctgaaaatgtcatttcttttccccatatagagtgctttgcatatattttggcgttttggtacctaacaatgtgaaatacactgagaatacatgtttttgctaatgttattgtttttttttttctcaatatagagtgctattcatgctttttcaCGTTTTATTACCCAAGAatctcaaaaatatttataatacacgtttctcgtaatgtcttttcgtctcCGAATAcaaagtactttgcatgaatttctgtgtttttttttttacgtaacaagattcaaaatactcaaaatacttgtttttggtaatgttattctgtttcttcgtaaatggtgttttccatgaatTCTGgaacgtaagtagctgaaaaacactcaaaagacacgtttttagaaatttTTCTGTAAATGTTTTGTTTAGGATCGTTTGCATGCCCTTTGGctttttcgtacctaataatgtgaaatactctaaaaatacacgtttttggtaaaattgttttgtttcttgatatataatgctatgcatgcgttttaccgttttatacctaaaaaaaaaaacacgtataaTACAAGACTTTCGTAATGTTTCGCAAGTTTTTTGGgattttgtaggtaataagctgaaaaaacactcaaaatatttgtttttagtaatgttattctgtttatgcATAAATTGTGATTCGCATCCGTTTCATCGTTTTCATATGTAAGAAGCTCTGAAACACtcaagacatgtttttggtaatgttgttttctattcccatatggggagttttccattttttttttttagcgttttttggtgcctaacatgcacaaaaatgcgttttcgcgtttggtatctaaaaagttCCAATACTCTCATAACAAACGTTTGTAGTAATGTCCATTCGTTTCCCCACATAGTGTACCTTGagacattttggcattttctacgtaacaagcccaaaagcactcaaaatacacgttattggtaaagttatactgtttctttaTAACAGTTTTTAtaaatgcgttttagagttttggtacgtcaGTAGCTAAAAATCACTGAAACGGGATCCATCTAGGGTAATTAtaatgctttttatcgttttggtgcctggcatgctcataaacactcaaaagacacttttctggtaatgtagtttcctttccccatacacagtgctttccgtgcatttttgcgtttttgtataaaacaatgttaaatacactcaaaatacacgtattttggtaatgttattttcattttttttccatatagagtgctattgttgcattttagcattttggcacctaagaacctaaaaacaatcataatacatgtttctcgtaatttaaacactcataatacacgtttctcgtaatttctttccgtttccttatatatggtaatttgcatgcatttttgctttttcctagttgacaagctcaaaaactcaaaatattttttttttttgtaaagttattctgttttaacataaatggtgttttaatTGCgttattgcgttttggtacgtaggaagctgaaaaaaaaacttttttccttatacagtgctcagaagacacttttttttttgtaataaattattttctcatataaggtgttttccatgctttaatagtgttttcgagcttaacacgttcaaacacattcaaaagatacgtttctttaAATGTTTCCCTTCtctagggtgctttgcatgccgtttttcatacctaaaaagctcaaaaacattaatgatacacgtttctcgtaatgtattttccttcccccttatAGATtactttccatgcgttttggcgtttatctacgtatcaagctgaaaaacactcaaaatacttgtttccggtaatgttattctatttagcTATAAACGGGTGTTtagcatgtattttagcgttttggtatgtaaaaaaaaaaccacttaaaagacatgtttttcgtaCTGCTGTTCTGCATTCCCCTTTAGATgatatccatccatccttttttttgcgccttggtgcctaacacgctcaaaaacactcaaaagacacgtttttggtaatgtttggtTTCCTCataaggggctttgcatgcattttggggatttgctacctaaaaatgtgaaacattaaaaatatgcgttattctgaaaaaaaaaaaaaaatatatatatatatatatatatatatatatatatatatatatatatatatatatatatatatatatatatatatatatatatatatatatatatatatatatatatatatatatatatatatatatatatatatatatatatatatatatatatatatatatatatatatatatatatatatatatatatatatatatatatatatatatatatatatatatatatatatatatatatatatatatatatatatatatatatatatatatatatatatatatatatatatatatatatatatatatatatatatatatatatatatatatatatatatatatatatatatatatatatatgtatcattaaaatgatatgttaaccatctattatttattatacaatatatttttgttatctgtgttaaagaaaatgtaagttgtGTTCTGTTGGAATGGGAGAAGTTTGGTACGcttctttgtggtgttttgtttcaccCACTACCTGTGAACATAGTCGGCCTGGCGGGTTGTCTAAGCCGGCCCACCAATGTACTGTGGGTTGTTGTGTTGGGTGGTCCTCTGTGCTgcaggttagttgtgtttatttatataccttGTGCTGTGAATTAGTATACTGTGGTGAAGGTTACAAGCAAAGGATGTGTTTAGTAGCTAAGGTAATACAAGTGATATTATTGTTTGCCAGACGGAGAATGTAGGGACGCCCTGGACTTCATGTCGGTTGGTGTGTTGGTTGGTCCTCCGTGCtacaggttagttgtgtttatttacccgACATGTGCTGTGATTAGTATAATTTGGTGAAGGTTACAAATAGAGGATGTATTAGTAAGATAGGGTAATGTACAAGGGATATATTGTTGCCAGACAGAGTTGTGAGGACGCCCTGGACTGGATGATAGTTGGGGTGGTGACATGTCAGGTGTGCTACGGGGATTCGAAGAGCGTCAGTGTGGGCCACTGAAGTGAGTACATTATGGGAatttattgagtattatgtttattatataCAAGTGAAGTTTAGTTGGATTTTGTATActgattgttgctttatttttatatttgggaTATGATTGTAACGGATGTCAGAATCTCTACatgaagtgttattttcttggtaCCATTGTGAGGGATTGAACTGGGTGTACTATGATATGTGGATGTGTATTGATTAGCCCATGTTTGCAGGTCGAAACACTTCAAGCAATAAATACCTGTTACGATTTGTGGTTTATTACACATTTGGAATCCCCAACATTTCGACTTCAACCACAATGGGCTGGCAAGAGGAGATGGAATtgttaaagaggaagagggccaTTGCCAAAGGGAAATTCACAAGAAAGGTGACCCTGCTGGATGAGGGTGTGCGGGAAGGTGAGCCAGTATCAGTATTGAAGAGTAGCTATGAACAGATTTCTGAGGCCTTTCAACACCTAGAAGACAGTAATGATGTGATATTAAAATATGTGTGTGATAATAAATTAGAAGACAAGTTAGTTAAGGAGGCTGAAGAATACATGCTAGATTGTGAAAGAATCATGAAGAAAAGACTAACAGAAATTAGTAACATTGAAAACATACAGAACAGTGTCAAGCCTAAAGTGAAGTTAAAGGCATTTGAGCCTCCTAAATTTTATGGGAATTTAAGAGAGTACCCTCGTTTTAAGGAGGACTTTAAAAATCTAGTCAAAAGTGTGTATGGTGAAGATGCGTATGCATTGAAAATGTGTCTCAGTGGTGATGCCCTTCAGACTGTCAGAGGTGCAGAAGGTAATTATGAAGAAATGTTTGAAAGGTTAGATGACAAGTTTGGAAATGCAAGAAAGGTGGTGGACTTGGTAATAAGTGACCTTAGGGCTTTGAAAAGGATCAATGAAGGTGATACCAAAGGATTTATAAGGATGGTGGATCAGGTGGAACAGTGTTGGCTAGAtttgaaaaatataaacttGAATGAGGAACTTAATACTGCTAATGTAGTCAGTCATATTGAGAAGGTGTTGCCCACACTTCAGAAGAGGGAGTGGGTAATAAAGGCAGAAGAAGTATCTGCTACTAGTGATCTCTTTCCCACTTTATTGAAATTTCtgcaaagggagagaaaggtattGGAGTATATGAATTCTAGTGTCAGATCTACTGGCGGTGATAGAAGTTCAGTACATCATGTAAATAATTCAGCTGACAAGGTCATGGAGTCAGATCTGGTAACACTAATAaaacagatgaaggaagagCAACAACTAAAGAATAAAGATTTAGAGTCATGTATTGTAAATTTGACAGAGATGGTGAAAGGTACCCACTTGAAGACTGGAAATAATGAGGGAGGATGCTGGATTCACAATTCCAGGAACCATGATACTCTTGATTGTTATAAATTTAAGAATCTCGGCAACAAGGAGAGGTTTGAGTTAGCTAGAAGCAATGGAATATGTTTTAAATGCTTAAAGGGATATATCATCAGGCATGGAATTGTAATACAAACAAGTTGTGTGATGTCAGGATCAGGAGTCAAGGTGTGTGTAACCGTCATCATCAACCACTGGTGCATTTTGAACAGGAAGAAGGTGCTAGTCATAATACAGTATCTGCAAACACTCTGAACACCTTATTGAATATCAGTACTGTGTACAGTAACACTCAACCTATAACAGTACTGTGGGATTCAGGTTCTGACATAACCTTGGTGACACACAGTATGGCAGAAAAACTAAGTTTGAAGGGCAAGGATGTGAATTTATCCATGATTAAGGTTGGCAATGTAATTGAACATCATTCTACCAAAGAATATTGCATACCACTGATTGATAGGACTGGGCATGTATGGGAAATTAATGCCATTGGTATAGAGGAAATATCTGCTAAAATCAATGAATTTGATGTGTCAGGAGTTAAGGAGTTATTTGTAGGAGTATCAAACCATGATATTAATCGCCCTTGTGGTGAGATTGACATGCTGATTGGGGCCAATTACAGTGAATTATTGCCTAAAGTTGTTCAGACTAATGAAGGTCTTCAATTGTTAGAGAATCCATTTGGGTTCAGTATACGTGGCAGACACAGCAAAATAACAGCCTCAGGGAGCACGACGAACCATGTGATTGTGAGAACTCACAAGGTGTCAAGCTCAATAAGCCTCAATGAGATCAAGGTAGAACCTACAGATAAACTTAAGTCACAATTAGATAAATTCTTTGCTTTAGAGGAGAGTGGGGTGCAGTGTGACACAAGATGCCTTAAATGCCTGTGTAAGGGTTGCCCTGTAAGTGACTGTGTCAatattaaggaagaaagagaactgaAATTGATTGAGGAGGGATTAGTATATCATGAAGAAGGGAAGTATTGGACACCAAGCTATCCTTGGATAAGGGACCCGAGACATCTTAAGAACAATGTAAAAGTGGCTGTGGCTAGATTAAAAACTACAGAAAATAGACTGAAAAAATTGGATATCCAGTATGCCCAGAGTTATCACAATGAAATCAAGGACATGGTGAAAAGGGGGGTAGCGAGACAattaagtgaagaggaaatgCAGTCATACAATGGCCCAATTCACTACATTTCCCATCATGAAGTATTGAAACCAGATTCTGCTTCAACACCTCTGCGTATTGTATTTAACTCATCTTCATCATACATGGGACAAAAACTTAATGATTTTTGGGCAAAAGGGCCAGTTGTTCTTAACAACATGATTGGAGTCTTGCTAAGATTTAGACAGGAAAGGGTTGCCATAACTGGTGATATATCAAAAATGTATCATTCTGTGAAAATCAACACActggaccaacacacacaccgatTTCTTTGGAGAGATTTAAACAGTAACAGACCACCTGATCACTATGCCCTGACCTCAGTGACTTTCGGGGATAGGCCGAGTGGGACCATAGCTGTGCTAGCATTAAGGCATACTACAGAAAAATTTGGTAAAGGAGATCCTGAAGTTTATAACATGATTGTAAACAACACATATGTTGATGATATTCTCTATTCCATTGATACGGTAGAAAAGGCTTTTGATTTGATACAAAGAGCAGAACATGTAATATCTCTTGGAAACTTTCATGTGAAGCATTGGATAGTAAGTGGGCAACATGAGAACCATAGTATCAACATCATGGAATCTGACAATGGAGTAATTTTAGTGGGTCAAAGAATATCAAAATGGTTAAAGGAAAACTGGAATCAAGATCACTTCATGTTGATACCAGCTAACCACCCAGTTACTAGACTGTATGTGTCCAGCTTACATAGTAGAGATCATGCAGGTATTGAAACCACCTTGGCCAAGTTACAGAGTAAGTTTTGGGTGCCGGGAGCCAGGAAATTAATAAAGTCAATTAAAGATAAATGTGTCACATGtagaaaactctcaaaacaaacTGAGAACCAGTGTATGGGTCAGGTgttagaagaaaaaatgaagccaACTCCACCATTCTATCATACTGCTGTCAATTTGTTTGGACCATTCAATATTAAGGACACTGTTAAAAGGAGAACTCATGGTAAGGTATATGGGGTAATATTCAACTGCGTAGTTACTAGGGCAGTTTATGTAGATTTGGCAGAAGGATACAGTGCAAGTGATTTCATGGCAACTTATCAAAGATTCATCTCAGTCAGGGGTGCACCCAGAATACTGTATTCTGACAGAGGGAGCCAGCTGATAGCAGCTGGAAAGAATATTgaaagaattggaaaaaaatgaaggagttaCTTGGAAATATAATAGACCTAGTGATGCACCGTGGTACAATGGTGCCAGTGAATCCCTTATCAAATCAGTGAAAAGAAATCTTTGTATTGCAATTGGGGATTCAGTATTAACTTTTGGTGAACTTCAGACAGCCTTATTTAATGTAGCCAGTATGATGAATGAAATACCCATAGGGGTAAAACTGCTTTAATTTAGAACTTGGTAATTACCTCTGCCCTAATGATCTATTGCTTGGACGAGCTAGTGTAAAATGTCCACAGGGAATATATGAATCAGATGGAGACCATATAAGAAGATTAGAGTTTATTCAGAAAATTGTTGAATCATTTTGGAGAAAATGGCAGAGAGATTTCTTTCCAACGATGGTAGTAAGACAAAAATGGCACACCAATAGGAGAAATGTAAGAGTGGGTGATGTGGTTTTAGTTCAAGATGCTAATGCAGTTAGAAGAACCTGGAAATTAGCTCAACTAATAAAGGCAGATCCAGGTCGTGATGGTGCTGTAAGAGATGTAGACTTAAGGTATAAGACAGtcaaggaaggtaaaggatatGATGGGGTGACAGACAAAGTCATGAGTAGGTCAGTGCATAGGTTAATAGTGTTATTAcctaaggaagaacaagagtgaTGATGAGCGTGTAGGATCATTATAGATATGATTTATCTACATGTACCAAAGCATTCTATGTACTACCTGTGTATATTGTATGTTCACTTTGGTCGGGGTGGAGTGTATCATTAAAATGATATGTTAAccatctattatttattatacaatatatttttgttatctgtgttaaagaaaatgtaagttgtGTTCTGTTGGAATGGGAGAAGTTTGGTACGcttctttgtggtgttttgtttcaccCACTACCTGTGAACATAGTCGGCCTGGCGGGTTGTCTAAGCCGGCCCACCAATGTACTGTGGGTTGTTGTGTTGGGTGGTCCTCTGTGCTgcaggttagttgtgtttatttatataccttGTGCTGTGAATTAGTATACTGTGGTGAAGGTTACAAGCAAAGGATGTGTTTAGTAGCTAAGGTAATACAAGTGATATTATTGTTTGCCAGACGGAGAATGTAGGGACGCCCTGGACTTCATGTCGGTTGGTGTGTTGGTTGGTCCTCCGTGCtacaggttagttgtgtttatttacccgACATGTGCTGTGATTAGTATAATTTGGTGAAGGTTACAAATAGAGGATGTATTAGTAAGATAGGGATATATTGTTGCCAGACAGAGTTGTGAGGACGCCCTGGACTGGATGATAGTTGGGGTGGTGACATGTCAGGTGTGCTACGGGGATTCGAAGAGCGTCAGTGTGGGCCACTGAAGTGAGTACATTATGGGAATttattgagtattatgagtgatatACAAGTGAAGTTTAGTTGGATTTTGTATActgattgttgctttatttttatatttgggaTATGATTGTAATGGATGTCAGAATCTCTACATGAaatgttattttcttggtaCCATTGTGAGGGATTGAATTGGGTGTACTATGATATGTGGATGTGTATTGATTAGCCCATGTTTGCAGGTCGAAACACTTCAAGCAATAAATACCTGTTATGATTTGTGGTTTATTACACATTTGGAATCcccaacaatatatatatatatatatatatatatatatatatatatatatatatatatatatatatatatatatatatatatatatatatatatatatatatatatatatatatatacataaatataaaatatacgttgttctgtttctccatatagagtgctattcatgcatttgaGCATAATGGTACCTAAAAAAAGGCTTAAAACTACCATAATACACGTaatggtgatattattctgtttctccataaagtgagtTTCGCGGgcgttttttagtgttttggtatgtaaactaaaaacactcagaagacattatttatttttttttttttataaatcatTTTCTCATATAAGGTATTTTTCATGCTTTAATAGTGTTTTCGTGCTTAACACgttcaaacacactcaaaagatatgtttccttaaatgtttcccttctctatatagggtgctttgcatgcattttgtcattatggcacctaacaatgtcaaatgcatacatattttttttcttttgtaattcttttcttcttatatagtgctaatcatgcgttttagtgttttggtacctaagaaactcaaaatcagtaataatatacgtttctcgtaatgtctttttgtttccccataaatgatttgtttgcatgtattttgtcggtTTTGTACGtatcatgctgaaaaacactcaaaatgctgtttttctggtaatgttattttgtttctccgtaatggttgttttgcctgcgttttatcgttttggcacgtaactcaaaaacaatgaaattacatttttttgttaaagatgttttgttttcccatatagggtgatgctttttagcgtttttgtgtctaacacgctcataatcacccaaaagacactttttcttgaaatggtttcttttccctattttttgagttttggttcttaacaatgtgaaatacactgaaaatacaagtttttgtttatccatatagagtgatattcatgcgttttagcgttttggtacctaagaaagttTCTGGCAATCTTGGTTTCCCcatatttgtatgcattttattattttggtacctaacaatatgaaaaacacccaaaataccattttctttttttttttttggtaaagtgtttgtgtttctccataaagggcattttgcatgctttttagcattttggttcgtaaatagctgaaaaacaattaatgtatacgtttttgatagtgttgttttctttttctaggtAGGGTGCTTTCACTGCTTTTAGGCATTTTTAAGCCtaccacgctcataaacacttaaaagactcgtttctggaaatgtcgtttcttttcctcatataggatgcttatgcattttggcgttatggcacaaaatgtgaaatacactcaatatacagattttttgtaatattgttctgtttctccatataaagtacgATTtaagcattttagtgttttggtatctcagaagctcaaaaacactcacaatccACATTTCtcgtactttgtatgcatttggcatttttctacataacgagctcaaaaacacttaaaatacatgtttttggcaaagttgtgtttctccataaagggtgttatctatgcgtttaagcgttttgatacctaagtatctcgaaaacactcaaaaaacacatttttgattatgatttgttttcccatatagggagctttccgttctttttagcttatttgcgcctaacacgcttataaacacttaaaagacatatttctgaaaATGTTTCCACCAAAAAATTGCTTGGTTTTCAGCGTTTTGCTGCTTAAGACGTTcataaatactgaaaagacacgtttctggaaatgtcatttcctttccttatatagggtgttttgcctaCATTTTGAAGTTAacgcacctaacaatgtgaatacacatatattttttaatattgttttgtttctccatatag from Scylla paramamosain isolate STU-SP2022 chromosome 6, ASM3559412v1, whole genome shotgun sequence carries:
- the LOC135101308 gene encoding uncharacterized protein LOC135101308, with product MLKGIYHQAWNCNTNKLCDVRIRSQGVCNRHHQPLVHFEQEEGASHNTVSANTLNTLLNISTVYSNTQPITVLWDSGSDITLVTHSMAEKLSLKGKDVNLSMIKVGNVIEHHSTKEYCIPLIDRTGHVWEINAIGIEEISAKINEFDVSGVKELFVGVSNHDINRPCGEIDMLIGANYSELLPKVVQTNEGLQLLENPFGFSIRGRHSKITASGSTTNHVIVRTHKVSSSISLNEIKVEPTDKLKSQLDKFFALEESGVQCDTRCLKCLCKGCPVSDCVNIKEERELKLIEEGLVYHEEGKYWTPSYPWIRDPRHLKNNVKVAVARLKTTENRLKKLDIQYAQSYHNEIKDMVKRGVARQLSEEEMQSYNGPIHYISHHEVLKPDSASTPLRIVFNSSSSYMGQKLNDFWAKGPVVLNNMIGVLLRFRQERVAITGDISKMYHSVKINTLDQHTHRFLWRDLNSNRPPDHYALTSVTFGDRPSGTIAVLALRHTTEKFGKGDPEVYNMIVNNTYVDDILYSIDTVEKAFDLIQRAEHVISLGNFHVKHWIVSGQHENHSINIMESDNGVILVGQRISKWLKENWNQDHFMLIPANHPVTRLYVSSLHSRDHAGIETTLAKLQSKFWVPGARKLIKSIKDKCVTCRKLSKQTENQCMGQVLEEKMKPTPPFYHTAVNLFGPFNIKDTVKRRTHGKVYGVIFNCVVTRAVYVDLAEGYSASDFMATYQRFISVRGAPRILYSDRGSQLIAAGKNIERIGKK